A single region of the Biomaibacter acetigenes genome encodes:
- a CDS encoding ABC transporter permease, translated as MTATTSTIGIEGEDVGKKVKRRGSGNLETIFRKELADQFSSSRFFILFFLIMITGAVSFYAAIQSLPAGDAGDNEFILIKLFTTAANSLPPFTWFLSLLGPLVGLAMGFDAINGEQNRGTMSRLLSQPVYRDDVINGKFLARLVVLAIMTVALGGFVGGMGIFMTGVAPTVEEILRLLLYLALSVVYMAFWLALSMLFSLLFRQAATSALGGIALWLFFSIFIPLLAGMVADAVFPANDPSQTASQFYNVVLRQNISRISPSTLYSEASLTLLSPEVRTLGPVLLEQIYGAIPGFLPLGQSLLLIWPHLTGLIAATLIIFAVTYTLFLRQEIRA; from the coding sequence TTGACAGCAACAACTTCTACTATCGGCATTGAAGGCGAAGATGTTGGAAAAAAGGTAAAGCGCCGGGGCAGCGGGAATCTTGAAACCATATTCAGGAAAGAACTGGCCGACCAGTTTTCCAGCAGTAGATTTTTTATTCTCTTTTTTTTAATTATGATAACAGGCGCCGTTTCCTTTTATGCTGCGATACAAAGCCTACCGGCCGGAGACGCAGGAGACAATGAGTTCATACTGATAAAGCTTTTTACTACCGCTGCAAATTCACTGCCGCCGTTTACATGGTTTTTATCCCTGCTGGGACCGCTGGTGGGCCTGGCGATGGGATTTGACGCCATTAATGGGGAACAAAATCGGGGCACCATGAGCAGGCTATTGTCTCAGCCCGTATACCGGGATGATGTCATAAATGGTAAATTCCTTGCAAGGCTTGTGGTGCTTGCCATAATGACTGTGGCTCTCGGCGGTTTTGTTGGGGGCATGGGAATATTCATGACAGGCGTTGCGCCAACGGTAGAAGAAATCTTACGGCTCTTGCTTTATTTAGCTTTGAGCGTAGTGTATATGGCATTCTGGCTGGCCCTTTCAATGCTGTTTTCTCTGCTGTTCAGACAGGCTGCCACATCGGCTCTGGGGGGAATAGCTCTCTGGCTCTTTTTTTCCATCTTTATTCCGCTGCTGGCAGGCATGGTTGCCGATGCGGTATTTCCGGCAAATGACCCATCTCAAACTGCATCTCAGTTTTACAATGTTGTATTGAGGCAAAATATAAGCCGCATATCTCCCTCGACGCTGTACAGCGAAGCCTCTTTGACGCTTCTTTCGCCAGAAGTGCGAACTCTGGGACCGGTGCTTCTTGAACAGATCTACGGCGCCATTCCCGGATTTTTGCCTCTGGGCCAGAGCCTTTTGCTGATATGGCCGCATCTTACGGGATTGATAGCTGCGACGCTCATCATTTTTGCCGTAACATATACTTTGTTTTTACGCCAGGAAATCCGGGCATGA
- a CDS encoding heavy metal translocating P-type ATPase, with the protein MAYRLEGLDCPNCAAKIEKELRKIEGLSEVCVNFSTKSVALDPRYEQAAKEILRRVEPNVELIAESSADKKEESEAMTGEQKKRLLYIFSSAVFLISGIIASPRLHGRFEFIEYAIFLAAYFIAGWEVLYAALRNISRGQVFDENFLMTAATVGALAIHQLPEAVGVMLFYSVGEYFQAQAVNRSRRSIEALMDIRPDYVNLKLDSGIEKVPPQLVRVGQVIVVRPGEKVPLDGQVISGSSFMDTSALTGESVPRKVEPGDTVLSGMVNTEGFLEVRVERTFGESSVSKILDLVQNAAARKGRTEQFITKFAHYYTPVVVFTAAAIATIPPLVIPGATFSEWLYRALTILVISCPCALVVSIPLGYFGGIGGASRRGILVKGANFLEVLTHVDAVVFDKTGTLTKGVFKVSQVQAKNGYSREDILKFAAQAEIHSSHPIATSIREAYEATGAAFAATSVEDYQEIAGHGVKARVDVNTVIAGNERLMEKEGITYDVPQTSGTVVHVAVEGKYAGYIVISDEIKPDARAAIKHLKALGVKHTVMLTGDDEKAAELAAKEIGVDEYFANLLPQDKVAKLEHIQVGEGGRRRRVAFVGDGINDAPVITRADVGMAMGGLGSDAAIEAADVVIMEDAPSKVADAIKIARHTRKIVIENIVLALSVKGIFLAMGAAGIATMWEAVFADVGVALLAVLNSTRALAAGWREK; encoded by the coding sequence TTGGCATACAGGCTGGAGGGATTGGATTGCCCAAATTGTGCCGCAAAGATTGAAAAGGAACTGAGAAAAATCGAAGGGCTTTCGGAGGTTTGCGTCAATTTTTCCACAAAAAGCGTAGCCCTGGACCCACGGTACGAGCAAGCGGCTAAGGAAATCTTAAGAAGGGTAGAACCCAATGTTGAACTTATTGCTGAAAGCTCTGCGGATAAAAAAGAGGAATCCGAAGCCATGACAGGCGAACAAAAAAAGAGGCTTTTATATATTTTTTCTTCTGCAGTCTTTCTAATATCGGGGATAATAGCAAGCCCCCGGCTTCACGGCAGATTTGAATTCATAGAGTATGCCATCTTCCTTGCCGCATATTTTATAGCAGGGTGGGAGGTATTATATGCCGCCCTGCGCAATATCTCCAGGGGACAGGTTTTTGACGAAAACTTTCTCATGACCGCAGCCACTGTGGGAGCCCTGGCCATCCACCAGCTTCCCGAAGCTGTAGGGGTCATGTTGTTTTACTCGGTAGGAGAATATTTCCAGGCCCAGGCCGTTAACCGTTCCCGGCGTTCCATTGAAGCTCTCATGGATATACGGCCCGATTATGTCAACCTGAAGCTGGACAGTGGCATTGAAAAGGTGCCGCCCCAGCTTGTACGGGTTGGGCAGGTTATTGTAGTAAGGCCCGGGGAGAAGGTGCCCCTGGATGGCCAGGTTATATCAGGCTCCTCCTTCATGGATACTTCGGCCCTCACCGGAGAATCGGTGCCCCGCAAAGTGGAGCCCGGAGATACTGTGCTTTCGGGCATGGTGAACACCGAAGGCTTTCTGGAGGTAAGGGTGGAAAGAACCTTCGGCGAATCCTCGGTGTCCAAGATCCTGGACCTGGTGCAAAACGCCGCCGCCAGGAAAGGCCGTACCGAGCAGTTCATCACGAAATTTGCCCACTACTATACTCCAGTGGTGGTGTTCACGGCAGCCGCCATAGCTACAATCCCTCCGCTGGTAATACCCGGGGCGACCTTTTCGGAATGGCTTTACAGGGCACTGACCATACTGGTCATATCATGCCCCTGCGCCCTGGTGGTATCCATCCCGCTGGGATATTTCGGGGGAATAGGCGGTGCCTCCCGCCGGGGAATCCTGGTGAAGGGGGCCAACTTCCTGGAAGTTCTGACTCATGTGGATGCCGTAGTGTTCGATAAGACCGGCACCCTCACAAAAGGGGTTTTCAAGGTATCGCAGGTTCAGGCAAAAAACGGCTATTCGCGTGAGGATATATTGAAGTTTGCGGCCCAAGCCGAAATCCATTCAAGCCACCCAATAGCAACATCCATCCGGGAGGCTTACGAAGCCACCGGTGCGGCCTTTGCAGCGACATCCGTGGAGGATTATCAGGAGATCGCAGGCCATGGGGTTAAAGCCCGGGTGGATGTAAACACCGTAATTGCTGGAAATGAGAGGTTGATGGAAAAGGAAGGCATAACTTACGATGTTCCACAGACCTCCGGCACCGTAGTGCATGTGGCGGTGGAAGGTAAATATGCGGGATATATCGTTATATCCGATGAAATAAAGCCCGACGCGAGAGCAGCAATAAAACACCTGAAGGCTCTCGGGGTAAAACATACGGTGATGCTCACCGGCGATGACGAAAAGGCAGCGGAGCTTGCCGCAAAAGAAATCGGAGTTGACGAGTATTTCGCAAATCTTTTGCCCCAGGACAAGGTTGCAAAACTGGAACACATCCAGGTCGGGGAAGGCGGCCGGCGCCGCAGGGTGGCTTTTGTAGGCGATGGCATAAACGATGCCCCGGTCATTACCCGGGCCGACGTGGGCATGGCCATGGGCGGTTTGGGTTCCGATGCCGCCATAGAGGCCGCCGATGTGGTTATCATGGAGGATGCGCCTTCAAAGGTGGCGGACGCCATTAAGATAGCCCGCCATACCAGGAAAATCGTCATCGAGAACATCGTCCTGGCCCTTAGTGTAAAAGGAATTTTCCTGGCCATGGGAGCCGCGGGCATCGCCACCATGTGGGAGGCGGTGTTTGCCGATGTGGGCGTGGCTCTGCTGGCGGTGCTGAACTCCACCAGAGCCCTGGCCGCAGGATGGCGTGAAAAATGA
- a CDS encoding HD domain-containing protein, producing the protein MDRQKAIEILNEYLHTDHLVKHCYAVEAVMMALARRLAPDKEDEWGIAGLLHDLDADMVDYRTFPEQHGPKAVEILRSINFGNEEMYHAILAHNQATGTEIKNSFDRALYAADPITGFITAIALVYPDKKLSSVKVKSITKRMNELRFAAGADRDAMRSIEKLGIPFAEFAELSLKAMTEIADVLGL; encoded by the coding sequence ATGGACAGGCAGAAGGCAATTGAAATCTTGAATGAGTATCTACATACTGACCATCTGGTAAAACACTGCTACGCTGTGGAAGCAGTGATGATGGCTCTCGCCCGGAGGCTTGCCCCGGATAAAGAAGACGAGTGGGGCATAGCGGGGCTGCTGCATGATTTAGATGCGGACATGGTGGATTACAGGACTTTTCCCGAGCAGCACGGGCCGAAAGCCGTCGAGATTTTAAGGAGCATCAATTTTGGCAATGAGGAAATGTATCATGCCATCCTGGCCCACAACCAGGCCACCGGCACCGAGATAAAAAACAGTTTCGACCGGGCACTGTATGCAGCAGATCCCATAACGGGATTTATCACCGCCATAGCCCTGGTGTATCCTGATAAAAAGCTCTCCAGCGTCAAGGTGAAATCCATTACCAAGAGGATGAACGAACTGCGCTTTGCGGCCGGTGCCGACAGGGATGCCATGCGCTCCATAGAAAAGCTGGGGATTCCCTTTGCAGAATTTGCGGAGCTTTCTCTCAAAGCCATGACCGAAATTGCAGATGTTCTGGGATTATAG
- a CDS encoding spore coat protein: MAANLGAHEVMELHEVLSDTVTGINTVQLYGEHCKDPQLKSLLNKQLDFMVDEYNNMVSAINQAGFQEAVPYRANTNFSPTYGLRSPSPTTPNPSAKQVDDQDVASALMGIHKTGASKRMMASLECANPELRRMLIQGAINCADQAYDVWQYMNSRGYYQVPTMQQNTTNTMINMYQPMGFTS; encoded by the coding sequence ATGGCAGCAAATCTCGGTGCCCATGAAGTAATGGAACTGCATGAAGTATTATCCGATACCGTAACCGGCATTAACACCGTCCAGCTTTACGGCGAACACTGCAAGGATCCTCAGCTGAAAAGCCTTTTAAACAAACAGCTGGATTTCATGGTGGATGAATACAACAATATGGTATCGGCCATCAACCAGGCAGGTTTCCAGGAGGCTGTTCCTTACAGGGCCAATACCAATTTTTCTCCAACTTATGGTCTGAGAAGTCCTTCTCCGACAACACCAAATCCTTCCGCAAAACAGGTAGATGACCAGGATGTGGCTTCCGCCCTCATGGGAATCCACAAGACGGGAGCATCCAAGAGAATGATGGCATCTCTCGAGTGCGCCAATCCCGAGCTTCGCCGGATGCTTATCCAGGGTGCCATCAACTGCGCCGACCAGGCCTATGATGTGTGGCAGTATATGAACAGCCGCGGCTATTATCAGGTGCCCACCATGCAGCAGAACACCACCAATACCATGATAAACATGTATCAGCCCATGGGCTTTACCAGCTAA
- a CDS encoding thiolase family protein: MREVVIVSAVRTACGKYGGSLSKKTPIELGSAVIAEAVKRAGIEKEMVEEVIWGNAWQAGVGPNLGRLVTVKSGLPVSTSAFTVNKRCASGLKSVALAAQAIRAGDADVMVAGGAEMASRAPYLLPEARWGYRLGAGELQDHLHQDGFMCPLAGMMMGATAEVLVEEYGITREEQDEYSFMSHKRAIAAMDSGKFTDEILPINIGDKKNPNAVFASEEIPRRDISMQALAKLPSVFKEKGTITAGSSSALCDGAAALVLMAREKAEALGIKPLAKILAHGQRGVDPTHMGIGPVEAVPIALKKAGMTLKDIDLIELNEAFAGQVLAVVRDLNLDMDRTNIYGGAISLGHPIGATGAKLVTTLINALRQENKHIGMVTLCVGGGQGEAMIIERMS, translated from the coding sequence GTGCGTGAAGTGGTTATTGTTAGCGCCGTGAGGACCGCCTGCGGCAAGTACGGAGGGAGCCTTTCAAAAAAGACACCTATAGAACTGGGGAGTGCAGTGATTGCGGAAGCCGTGAAAAGAGCGGGCATTGAGAAGGAAATGGTGGAAGAAGTAATATGGGGCAATGCATGGCAGGCAGGAGTGGGTCCCAATCTGGGAAGGCTGGTGACTGTGAAAAGCGGCCTTCCCGTGAGTACCTCGGCTTTTACGGTAAATAAAAGGTGCGCTTCGGGGTTGAAATCCGTGGCGCTGGCTGCCCAGGCCATAAGGGCAGGGGATGCGGATGTCATGGTGGCGGGGGGAGCAGAGATGGCAAGCAGGGCGCCTTATCTTCTCCCTGAAGCCCGGTGGGGATACAGGCTGGGCGCAGGGGAGCTTCAGGACCACCTCCACCAGGATGGTTTCATGTGCCCTCTGGCGGGCATGATGATGGGCGCCACAGCGGAGGTACTGGTGGAGGAATACGGTATCACCAGAGAGGAGCAGGATGAATATTCCTTCATGAGCCATAAAAGAGCAATTGCTGCCATGGATAGCGGGAAATTTACGGATGAGATCTTACCCATAAATATTGGTGATAAGAAAAACCCCAACGCAGTTTTTGCCAGCGAAGAAATTCCGAGGCGTGATATTTCAATGCAGGCTCTGGCAAAGCTTCCCTCGGTCTTCAAAGAAAAAGGCACCATAACAGCGGGTTCCAGTTCAGCCCTGTGCGATGGGGCTGCGGCACTGGTACTGATGGCCAGGGAAAAGGCCGAAGCCCTGGGAATAAAGCCCCTGGCAAAAATCCTGGCCCACGGTCAGAGGGGGGTAGACCCAACCCATATGGGGATAGGTCCCGTGGAAGCCGTTCCCATTGCTCTCAAAAAAGCAGGTATGACCCTGAAGGACATCGACCTGATTGAACTAAATGAAGCCTTTGCAGGCCAGGTGCTGGCGGTAGTAAGGGATCTGAACCTGGATATGGACAGGACCAATATTTACGGCGGAGCTATTTCCCTGGGCCATCCCATAGGCGCCACCGGAGCAAAACTCGTAACCACCCTCATAAATGCCCTCAGGCAGGAGAATAAACATATAGGTATGGTTACCCTCTGTGTGGGCGGCGGTCAGGGAGAAGCCATGATAATAGAGAGAATGAGCTAG
- a CDS encoding 3-hydroxyacyl-CoA dehydrogenase family protein: MEFKKIMVVGAGTMGHGIAQACAQQGFEAVLIDMERSLVDKAIARIKTGLDKRVEKGKMTAEEADAIMSRISGGTEIEAYEGVDFVIEAVVEDVEVKKQVFARLDRHFGPEVILATNTTACSISEIAGATREKGRVVGMHFFNPPVVMKLVEIIPGLDTAPETVEKTRALAEMLGKTPIVTKIESPAGIVSRVLAALLNEAVNVYSEGVADPTEIDTAMKLGANLPMGPLELIDMIGVDIHLAKTETLYREFGDPRYRPPYILKKMVRAGHLGRKTGRGFYKY; encoded by the coding sequence ATGGAATTTAAAAAAATAATGGTTGTGGGTGCCGGCACCATGGGACATGGTATAGCTCAAGCCTGCGCCCAGCAGGGGTTTGAAGCGGTGCTCATCGATATGGAGAGGTCTCTTGTAGATAAGGCCATAGCCAGGATAAAAACGGGCCTTGATAAAAGGGTCGAAAAGGGCAAGATGACCGCTGAAGAAGCGGATGCCATCATGTCCAGGATTTCAGGCGGAACGGAAATAGAAGCATATGAAGGGGTGGATTTTGTCATTGAAGCGGTGGTGGAAGATGTAGAAGTCAAAAAACAGGTCTTTGCCCGTCTTGATAGGCATTTTGGGCCCGAAGTAATCCTCGCCACCAACACCACCGCCTGTTCCATCAGCGAAATAGCCGGTGCCACCCGGGAAAAGGGGAGGGTTGTAGGTATGCATTTCTTTAATCCCCCCGTCGTCATGAAACTGGTGGAAATAATCCCGGGCCTTGATACGGCTCCGGAGACGGTGGAGAAGACCCGTGCCCTGGCGGAGATGCTGGGGAAAACGCCCATAGTGACAAAAATAGAATCACCTGCCGGAATTGTGAGCAGGGTACTGGCAGCTCTTTTAAATGAGGCGGTCAATGTCTATTCAGAAGGAGTGGCCGATCCTACGGAAATCGACACCGCAATGAAACTGGGGGCCAACCTTCCCATGGGACCACTGGAACTTATAGACATGATAGGCGTGGATATACATCTTGCCAAGACCGAAACCCTCTACAGGGAATTCGGAGACCCTCGCTACCGCCCACCCTATATCCTGAAAAAAATGGTGAGAGCCGGGCACCTGGGGCGCAAGACCGGTCGGGGTTTCTATAAATATTAA
- a CDS encoding acyl-CoA dehydrogenase family protein, translating to MNFDMTEEQQMIKSMVAEFAEKEIVPVAAENDLNEKFPWSIVKKMGELGIFGTVIPEEYGGGGFDNIAHAIVAEELGRVDSSVRGIYSVQVSLVALTILKWGNEEQKKKYVPRLASGEILGCFGLTEPNSGSDAVSMQATAVEDGDSYILNGNKMWITNGGVADIALIFAKTDKNAGARGITAFIVDTKTPGFSTRDIHQKLGLRSSNTAELILTDVRVPKENILGEVGKGFKVAMSALDFGRYTVAAGCVGLAQGCYDVAKKYALERVQFGKPIAGHQLIQEMFADMIVDIEAGRLLVYRVGHLKNKGVPNTREVCVAKLFCSEMVNRVAYKALQVFGGYGFSGEFPIERYYRDARINTLYEGTSQIQKLIIANKDLGISAF from the coding sequence ATGAATTTTGATATGACTGAAGAACAGCAGATGATAAAAAGTATGGTGGCGGAATTTGCCGAAAAGGAGATTGTTCCTGTAGCGGCGGAAAATGACCTTAATGAGAAATTTCCATGGAGTATAGTTAAAAAAATGGGGGAACTGGGTATCTTCGGCACAGTGATTCCCGAAGAGTACGGCGGAGGAGGCTTTGATAACATCGCCCATGCTATTGTGGCTGAAGAACTGGGAAGAGTGGACTCTTCGGTAAGAGGCATTTATTCGGTACAGGTATCGCTGGTGGCACTTACCATACTAAAATGGGGTAATGAGGAACAAAAGAAAAAATATGTGCCCCGCCTGGCTTCCGGCGAAATCCTTGGATGTTTCGGCCTTACGGAGCCCAATTCCGGCAGCGATGCAGTGAGCATGCAGGCCACGGCGGTGGAAGATGGCGACAGCTACATTTTAAACGGAAACAAGATGTGGATAACCAATGGTGGAGTAGCAGACATTGCCCTGATATTCGCCAAGACCGATAAAAACGCCGGTGCCCGGGGTATCACGGCATTTATTGTGGATACTAAAACCCCCGGATTTTCCACCAGGGACATCCATCAGAAGTTGGGCCTGAGGTCATCCAATACAGCCGAACTCATTCTGACCGATGTGAGGGTTCCCAAAGAAAACATTCTGGGGGAAGTGGGCAAGGGATTCAAGGTGGCCATGAGCGCCCTGGACTTTGGCCGCTATACCGTGGCTGCGGGATGTGTGGGTCTGGCCCAGGGGTGCTATGACGTAGCCAAAAAGTATGCCCTGGAGAGGGTCCAGTTCGGCAAGCCCATTGCCGGACATCAGCTCATTCAGGAGATGTTCGCCGACATGATAGTGGATATTGAAGCCGGCCGTCTTCTGGTATACCGGGTAGGGCATCTTAAAAATAAAGGAGTCCCCAATACCAGGGAAGTTTGTGTGGCGAAACTCTTCTGCAGCGAGATGGTAAACCGTGTAGCCTACAAGGCGCTGCAGGTCTTTGGCGGGTATGGATTTTCCGGGGAATTCCCCATTGAAAGATACTACAGAGATGCCCGCATAAATACCCTTTATGAAGGAACAAGCCAGATTCAGAAGCTCATTATAGCCAACAAGGACCTGGGGATATCCGCCTTTTAG
- a CDS encoding enoyl-CoA hydratase/isomerase family protein codes for MDYQLLAYKQEDGVAYITINRPEVRNALSNRLVDELEEVISQIEKNEELRAVVITGAGDKAFMSGADIRELVERDAIIGRKHTRQRQELFSRIENLNIPVIAAVNGYAIGAGLELSMACTFRIASENAKFAASEVKLGIIPGAGGTQRLTRLVGKAKALEMILFGDIIDAGEALRIGLVNKVVPQDKLMEEVSAWVKKIKALPKLAIQYAKESVNRGANLGLEQGLAHESYLFALACTTQDKKEGVAAFLEKGRRTLLENNI; via the coding sequence ATGGATTATCAACTATTAGCGTATAAGCAAGAGGATGGCGTGGCCTATATTACCATAAACCGCCCGGAGGTGAGGAATGCCCTCAGCAACAGGCTGGTGGATGAACTGGAGGAAGTGATATCACAGATCGAGAAAAATGAAGAACTCCGGGCAGTGGTAATAACCGGCGCTGGAGACAAAGCCTTCATGTCGGGCGCCGACATAAGGGAACTGGTGGAAAGAGACGCCATCATCGGCCGAAAGCATACCAGGCAGCGCCAGGAGCTTTTTAGCCGCATCGAAAATTTGAACATCCCGGTTATAGCCGCCGTCAACGGCTATGCCATTGGGGCTGGCCTGGAGCTTTCCATGGCCTGTACCTTTAGAATAGCATCGGAAAATGCTAAATTCGCAGCATCGGAAGTGAAGCTGGGTATAATCCCCGGCGCCGGCGGCACCCAGAGGCTTACAAGACTGGTGGGAAAGGCCAAGGCACTGGAGATGATACTCTTTGGAGATATCATTGATGCTGGCGAAGCTTTGAGGATAGGCCTTGTAAACAAAGTGGTGCCCCAGGATAAACTTATGGAAGAAGTGTCGGCATGGGTAAAAAAGATAAAAGCCCTTCCCAAACTTGCCATACAATATGCCAAGGAATCCGTGAACCGGGGAGCAAATCTCGGCCTGGAACAGGGTCTCGCCCACGAATCCTACCTATTCGCCTTAGCCTGCACCACCCAGGACAAGAAAGAGGGCGTGGCGGCATTTCTGGAAAAAGGACGCCGAACTTTATTGGAAAATAATATATAG
- a CDS encoding electron transfer flavoprotein subunit beta/FixA family protein produces the protein MKIVVCIKQVPSTEARVQMDPIKGTLIREGVESVVNPFDEYAIEEGIRLKERYGGEVTVISMGPPQAKEALKTALAMGADKAVLLSDRAFAGSDTLATAYTLSLGIKKLGDIDIVICGKQATDGDTAQVGPGLAQRLNLRQITYVSKIREINLKNRKITAERLIESGTQVVSTALPALITVVKDINQPRIPNIFSIKKATRAEIPVWGMQDLGGDPKDFGFDGSPTQVVRIFTPPPRQGGEIIQGEVPEAVAKLIEALTSRNIINL, from the coding sequence TTGAAGATAGTAGTCTGTATAAAGCAGGTGCCCAGCACCGAGGCCAGGGTCCAGATGGATCCCATCAAAGGCACCCTCATCCGGGAGGGAGTGGAATCGGTAGTAAATCCCTTTGATGAGTATGCCATAGAAGAGGGCATAAGGTTGAAAGAGAGATACGGCGGTGAAGTTACGGTGATATCCATGGGTCCCCCCCAGGCCAAGGAAGCCCTGAAAACCGCACTGGCTATGGGAGCGGATAAAGCTGTACTCCTCAGTGATAGGGCCTTTGCGGGTTCGGACACCCTTGCTACAGCCTATACTCTTTCACTGGGTATAAAAAAATTAGGGGATATTGATATAGTCATTTGCGGCAAACAGGCCACCGATGGGGATACCGCCCAGGTGGGACCGGGGCTAGCCCAGCGGCTTAACCTGAGACAGATAACGTACGTTTCCAAAATCAGGGAAATCAATCTGAAAAATAGAAAAATTACTGCCGAGCGTCTTATTGAAAGCGGCACCCAGGTGGTATCTACCGCACTTCCTGCCCTTATTACCGTGGTTAAAGACATCAACCAGCCCCGGATACCCAATATCTTTTCCATTAAGAAGGCCACCAGAGCAGAGATTCCCGTATGGGGCATGCAGGATCTGGGAGGAGACCCGAAGGATTTTGGATTTGATGGTTCCCCTACCCAGGTGGTCCGGATTTTTACACCACCTCCCCGGCAGGGAGGCGAGATAATCCAGGGAGAAGTGCCGGAGGCCGTAGCAAAGCTCATAGAGGCGCTTACCAGCAGGAATATAATCAATCTATAA
- a CDS encoding electron transfer flavoprotein subunit alpha, translating to MALKVIKENCTGCGLCVDVCAYSGIKINDEGVAEVTESCILCGQCVDVCPAGALMMEEKKATVEDISDYKGVMVFVEHEFGKIHSVSFELLGKGREIADNLGVSLSAMLIGAEGDSMALEVARYDVDTIYVCNSTWLKDYQTNTYVAEAENIIRTYKPEIVLIGATTLGRDFAGALAARLKTGLTADCTELSVDMEKRLLLQTRPAFGGNIMATIISPNRRPQMATVRPKVMAMPEPVKNPDVQIIQVQPVSGPQDMLLDILEFIPDTAGTVNLADADIIISGGRGMKGPENFSMLFELAELLGGAVGASRAAVDSGWMPYAHQVGQTGRTVRPKLYIACGISGAIQHLAGMQTSENIVAINKDPDAPIFKVATFGIVGDLFKVVPELIRQIKYKKQQMAS from the coding sequence ATGGCACTAAAAGTAATCAAAGAAAACTGCACCGGCTGCGGGCTCTGCGTGGATGTGTGTGCCTATAGCGGCATCAAAATAAACGATGAAGGTGTGGCCGAGGTTACCGAAAGTTGTATTTTGTGCGGCCAGTGTGTGGATGTATGCCCCGCCGGAGCACTTATGATGGAAGAAAAAAAGGCTACAGTCGAAGATATATCCGACTATAAAGGTGTAATGGTATTTGTGGAGCATGAGTTTGGGAAAATACATTCCGTTTCATTTGAACTCCTGGGAAAGGGGAGAGAGATAGCCGATAATCTTGGAGTATCCCTTTCAGCCATGTTAATTGGTGCCGAAGGAGACAGTATGGCCCTGGAAGTGGCCCGGTACGACGTAGATACAATATATGTTTGCAACAGCACATGGTTGAAGGATTATCAGACAAACACCTATGTGGCCGAAGCGGAAAATATAATCAGGACATATAAGCCAGAAATAGTTCTGATCGGTGCCACCACCCTGGGAAGGGATTTTGCCGGCGCTCTGGCTGCAAGGCTCAAGACCGGTCTTACCGCCGACTGCACCGAACTTTCTGTGGATATGGAAAAGCGCCTGCTCCTGCAGACCCGTCCTGCCTTTGGCGGAAACATCATGGCTACCATAATATCTCCTAACAGAAGGCCTCAAATGGCCACCGTAAGGCCAAAGGTCATGGCCATGCCGGAGCCGGTGAAAAATCCTGATGTACAGATTATCCAGGTACAGCCGGTGTCGGGACCCCAGGATATGCTTCTTGACATACTGGAATTCATCCCCGATACCGCCGGAACGGTGAATTTAGCCGATGCTGACATCATAATATCCGGCGGCCGGGGCATGAAAGGCCCGGAAAATTTCTCCATGCTCTTTGAACTGGCAGAACTTCTGGGCGGAGCCGTGGGTGCCTCCAGGGCCGCAGTGGACAGCGGATGGATGCCTTATGCCCATCAGGTGGGGCAGACCGGGAGGACCGTAAGGCCCAAGCTCTACATCGCCTGCGGCATCTCCGGGGCCATCCAGCACCTGGCAGGCATGCAGACCTCGGAAAATATTGTGGCCATAAACAAGGACCCCGATGCCCCCATATTCAAGGTGGCCACCTTCGGCATAGTGGGCGACCTTTTCAAAGTAGTGCCGGAGCTCATCCGACAAATAAAATACAAAAAACAACAGATGGCATCTTGA